The Diospyros lotus cultivar Yz01 chromosome 15, ASM1463336v1, whole genome shotgun sequence genome has a window encoding:
- the LOC127792351 gene encoding early nodulin-like protein 2, with protein MTSAAFFFCACVHGTPHRFWFVGGNGGWAVPPGNGSNTYNQWAANNRFHVGDTVWKFQVPNDWVLVVKRADYEHCNASSPISRSGDGDTVFQFRHYGFFYFISGPARPPQVRPETDHLGDGAPPKSSCPPRRAKAAAETTTGIPTPLDSRVQFHRQVKNMNHLRPISSQNAMASQKPLLFREDLKA; from the exons ATGACTTCTGCTGCTTTTTTCTTCTGTGCTTGTGTCCATGGCACCCCTCATCGGTTCTGGTTCGTTGGTGGCAACGGAGGCTGGGCGGTACCGCCTGGCAACGGCTCTAACACCTACAATCAGTGGGCTGCAAACAACAGATTTCATGTTGGAGATACAGTCTGGAA ATTTCAAGTACCAAACGACTGGGTGCTGGTAGTGAAGAGAGCAGATTATGAGCACTGCAACGCATCCAGCCCCATCTCCAGATCTGGGGATGGAGACACTGTTTTCCAGTTTAGGCACTACGGCTTCTTCTATTTCATCAGCGGCCCAGCCAGGCCACCGCAAGTCAGGCCAGAGACTGATCATCTGGGTGATGGTGCACCCCCTAAGTCCAGCTGCCCCCCAAGGAGGGCGAAGGCAGCGGCAGAGACCACAACTGGGATCCCAACGCCTTTGGACAGCCGGGTCCAGTTCCACCGCCAAGTT AAAAACATGAACCATTTGAGACCAATTTCAAGCcaaaatgcaatggcttctcAGAAGCCATTGCTATTCCGTGAAGACCTAAAAGCTTAG